TGTTGATGGTGATGAGCGCGTTGACGAGCGCGGTGCCGAGCACCATCGTCGTCTCCGCGCGGCGCACGGAGGTCGCGACAGTGTCGAGCAGCCAGTCCTGTATCGCCTGGAAGCCGCCGCCGCGGATCATGATCTGAGCGCCGGCGACGATGAGCAGCGTCAGCACGATGAGCGGGAAGAACCCTTCCGCCCCCGCGTACAGGCTCCCGCCCACGCCGGCCTCGTCGGACGGGACGAGCGTCACGAACGGCAGCACCGATAGTGCCTGCGCGATGCCAAGATTCTCCGGGGCGGCGAAGTTGATCATGTCGCTCGTCGCCGCGAGACCGAGCGTCACGTTGAACACGAAGGCGACGACAATGCCCCACGAGATTGCCTCGACGATGTGGCGACCCTGTACCGCCGTGAAGATGACGACGCCCATCGAGACGAGGTGGACGAGACCGAACGGGTTGCTCTGCTCGCCGAGAATCTCCGCGGCCCCCGGACCGAGGTCGAGACCGGGCAGCATCGACCCGGCGACGACGTAGCCGGCGAACGCGAACACCGCGGCGACGATAGCGTACTTGAACCGCGAGGCGACGACGCCGCCGATGTCGGCGTCCTGCGTGACGGCGCTGACGATGGTCGTGTCCGACACCGGCGCGAGGTTGTCGCCGAACACCGCCCCTGAGAGAATCGACCCGAACATCAACACGGGGTTTGCGCCGACGAGCAGGCCGGCCGGGAAGAACAGCGCCGTGAAGGCGATGGTGGTGCCGTAGCCGGTGCCGATGCCGGTCGCGAGCAGCGCGGCGAGAACGAACGTGATGGCCGGGAACAGCGACGCGCCGACGCCGAGCGTCTGCGCGGCCCAGACGAGTCCGTCGACGAACCCGCCGGTCTGTATCGTCTCGGCGAACATCCCCGCCCAGAGCCACGCGACGATGGCCGTCGCGGCCACGCGCTGGGTCATCCCCTCGAAGATGGTGTTGGCGTACTTCGCCCACGAGCCCTTCGCGAGGAACATGCCGACAACGAGCGAGACGAGCATGCCGGCGACGAGACCGGTCGTGTCTCCGATTCGAAGCACGCCGCTCTGGAAGATTGCCCACACGACGAACAGTCCCAGCGGAACGGTACTCGAGATCGGGCCGCCGTAGAACTCGATGCGCGACTCCGTGCGGGCGCGCTGGGCCTCGGCCAACTCCTCTTCGACCTCGTCTTCGTAGTCCTCGCCGTCCGACCCGTCGACCGGTCGCTCCGGATCCTCCGGCGGTTCGCGATCAGTTCCCATACGGTTTCACGTTCGCTCATGGCGGGATGAATTATAATAAATCCACACGACTCGCCGAGCGTTCGTCCGGTTCAGACACGGATAATTTCGACAGTATTTGACATCTCGTTGGCTGATACGCAGTTTAAGAGACGGACAGCCGACAGTATACGGCCACCACGTCGACTCCGTAGGCCGTTGCCTCCCGATCGGCGGACGACCGACCCCGATGGTTGCCCCCTTGTCCGGCTTTATGCATCGGCATCGCCATCACCGAGATATGAGTCAGACGACAGACGACCTCGTCGCGCTCCGCCGCGACCTGCACCGACATCCCGAACCCGCGTGGCGCGAGTTCTACACCACCGCCCGCATCGTCGACGAACTGGAGAAGCGCGACCTCGACGCGCTGTACGTCGGAAAGGAGGCGCTGGCCGACGACCGTCCCGGCGTCCCGGACGACGCGGAACTCGACGAGTGGTTCGAGCGGGCCCGCGAAGCCGGTGCACGCGAGGACGTACTCGAAAAGCTGGAGGGCGGCTACACCGGCGCCGTCGCCGTCGTCGAAAAGGGCGAGGGACCGACCGTCGCGCTCCGCGTCGACATCGACGCGTTACCCATCACCGAGGCCGACGAGGACGACCACGCGCCGGTCTCGGGCGGCTTCCGCTCCGAGCACGAGGGGTTCATGCACGCTTGCGGCCACGACGCCCACGCGACCATCGGTCTCGGCGTCCTCGACGCGGTCACCGCCAGCGACTTCTCGGGGACGTTGAAGGTGTTCTTCCAACCCAGCGAGGAGATCGTCTCGGGTGGGGGACCGATGGCCGAGAGCGGCCACCTCGACGACGTGGACTACCTCCTGGCCGTCCACATCGGTCTCGACCATCCCTCCGGCGAAATCGTCGCGGGCGTCGACGGGTTCCTGGCCGTCCACCACTTCCGCGCGGAGTTCACGGGCCACCCCGCCCACGCGGGGGCGCGTCCGGAGGAGGGCGACAACGCGGTGCAGGCGATGGCGGCCGCGATTCAGAACCTCTACGCGATTCCCCGCCACGCCGACGGCTCGACCCGAATCAACGCGGGTCTCGTCGGCGGCGGCACCGCGACGAACATCATCCCCGAAGAGGCCTTCATCGACGGCGAGGTCCGGGGCGAGACGACCGAGTTGATGGAGTACATGCAGGAGAAAGCCTACCGCGTGATGGAGGCAGCGGCGGAGATGCACGGCTGCGAGGTGTCGCTGAAGACGGAGGGTGAAGCGCCGAGCGCGACGAGCGACGACGCGCTCGTCGACGTCGTCTCCACCGTCGCCAGCGAGAACAGCGGCGTCACCTCGCTGGTCGAACGCGACGCGCTCGGCGGCAGCGAGGACGCGACGTTCCTCATGCAGAAAGTCCAAGACAACGGCGGGAAGGCCGCCTACGTCGGCGTCGGCACCGACCACCCCGGCGGCCACCATACGCGGACGTTCGACGTGAACGAGGACGACCTCGGGTTGGGTATCGAGGTGCTCACCGACTCGATTCTCGAAATCGCGGCGACGCGGCCGTAGGTCGTCGCAACTCCGCTATCGCCTGACGACCAACGTCACGATTCCGAGGACGAGGAGCGCGATTCCGTACCACAACGAATCTCCGGGGAGATACGCGAGCAGCAGCGTGACGAGGCCGGAGGAGAGCAGCGACCAACCGATAGTGGTTCGGTACGTCATAGGGAAACCACGACGCCCAAACGGATAGTGCTGGGGGCGGCAGGGTTCGAGAATCGAACGTCGAGACGTGCAGCGTCGGCGTTTTGTTCGGATGATTGGAATTTCGGCGCGGCTGATGACTGAGACGAATCCTTTTCCGCCTTCCCGTGGCCTGCACCGTATGACGAGGCACATCAGTTCCGACCAAGTCCGCTCGTGGTTGGACGACCAAGTCGTCCGCGACGTCCAGCGCGTCTCCAGCGACGAGAGCGAGTTCAACTTTCAGGTAGAACTCTCGCGGCTCCCCTTGCACGTCATCAAGGAGGAGACGTGGGGGCCGATTCGGTTGGTCGGCAATAACGCCTTCGACACCGACGACGTGCGGGGACTCGTCGAGAACGACGAGCAGCGCGAAGAGTTGCTCACGCGGTTCGGACCGGTTCTGGCGGCGACGCCGGGGTTCTACACCTTCCTCGACGAAGAAGGGGTTTCCTGCCCGCTCGCCGAGGCCCACTCCATCCAACTCGAACACCGTATCTACCCCGACGGCGCGAGCCAACAGGCGCTCATGAGCGGGCTGATGGCTATCGCCACCGCGATGCGGTATCTCCAGAACACGGTCGCCGAGATGCCCCGCGACTGGGAGGAGTGAGCGGCGCGTCGTCGCCCGAAGCGCCCCTTCGCCGCTACTCCAACCGCCGCTATTCCGACCGTCGTTTTCGCCACCACCGGAGGGCGCGTATCGCCGGGTCGCTCGAAAGCACTCGGAGTCCAACCCGGGACGCGGCGTCGCGAACGCGGCCGCGAACGAGAAAACCGGCGAGCGTCCCGAGTTTCGCGCTGGGACCGACGCGGTACACCGGCTTCGGATTCTCGGCGGTCGCAACGTCGTGGATTCGGTCGGCGACTCGCTCGGGCGAGTTGACGCCGGGCGGCTTCGTCTTGACCAGTGAAATCTCGTCGAGCACGCGGTAGAGGTCGGCGTACGCAGGGGAGCGGTCCGCCTCCGCGACCTCCTCCAGCACGCGGTCGTAGAAGTCGGTCGCGACGATTCCGGGTTCGACGGTCACCACGTCGACGCCGAACTGTCCCGTCTCCTGACGGAGCGCGTCGGTCACCGATTCGAGGCCGTACTTCGAACCGGTGTAGATACCGAGTCCAGGCACCGTGAGGCCGCCGACGCCTGCGGTGACGTTGACGACGGTGCCGCGTCCCCGCTCGCGCATCCGCGGGACCGCCGCGCGAATCAACCGGAGCGGTCCGAACGTGTTGACGTCGAACTGCTCAACCACGCCGTCCATCGGCACGTCCTCGACTGGTCCGAACTGCCCGTAGCCCGCGTTATTGACGAGACAGTCGAGGTGCCCCTGCTCGTCGAACACCCGGTCAACCGCGCGCTCGACTTCCTCGTTGTCGGTGACATCGAGTTCGAGCGTACGACAGCCCCGCGCGTCGAGGTTTTCGATTTCGCCGAGGTCGCGCGCCGTCGCGTACACCGTCCACCCGCCGTCGAGGAACCGCTCTGCGGTCGCGCGTCCGATACCGGACGAACAGCCCGTGATGAGAACCGTCTGGCTCATACGGTCGTGGCAACCGCCAGAAAGGTAACGGTTGAGGCAAGAGCAGATGCGGTGCGGTTGTTCCCTAATGAGTCGTACCGCGAACGAGTGAAACGAGTGAGCGGGCCGCCCTCAGACTTGCGGTCTGATGTGCCCGAAAACCGCTCTGCGATTTTCGGCCGATGACCGAGCGGAGGCCGGAGGCCGAAGCGAGGGAGGAGTGCTTTTGGTGCAGCTTTTGCCGAGGGCCGCGCAGCGGCCCGCAGCGCAAAAGGAGCTAGTATTTGGGCTCCGCCCCGGTCGTCTCGTAGATGCGGTCCATCAGGTTATCGCGGTGGGTCTGCCACCCGGCGAGCGCGCCCGGTCGCGTCGGGTAGCGGTCGTAGTGGGTCATCAATTTCTCGGCGAGTCGCTTCGTCTGATAGAACGTCTTTATCTCCCGCCAGTAGCCGAGGCTCTTGAACCCGGTCTGGGCCATCAGAAGCGGACTCATCGAAGTCTTCCCCGAGTAGAGCGCCTCGGCGAGTTTCTCCCCCGGGAGCGCCGCCAACAGTCCCATCAGTTCGTCGACGTCGACGGCCGTCGAGAGGATGTTGTACACGTCGAGACCGGCGTAGCGGGCGCCGAAGTGGTCCATCACGCGCTCGTTGTAGTGCCAGAGCGCGTCCTCGCTCACGTCGCCCGCCTCGATGGCGCGGACGGCCTGCTCGGCGGCGTACTTCCCGGCGTAAGCGGCCCCGGCGATTCCCCCACCTGTGGTCGGGTTGACGTGGCCCGCGGCGTCGCCGGCGGCGATGAACCCCGGCGCGGTGGCCGAGTCGTACGGTCGTCGGGTGGGCAGCGCCGCGCCGAGTTTGTCGGTGACCGTCGCGCCCTCGAACTCGGGGCGCGCGCGGAGGTCCTGCTTGAGGTCCTCGACGAGTTTCATCGGCTGTTCGTTCATCTGGAAGCCCAACCCCGCGTTGATGGTCGTCGAGGTGCGCGGGAAGTACCAGAGGTAGCCCGCCGCGCGCTTCGTCGGCTTGAACACGAGCGCGTCGTCCCACTCGACGGGTTCCTCCACCTCGACGATTTCACGGTACGCCGAGCAGAACTGCGAGTAGTTGACGTTCGTGTCGAACGTCGCGTCCGAGAGGTCGGCGGCGTCCTGCAGGTACGACAGCGAGCCCGCCGCGTCGACGGTGACGTCGGCTTCGTACTCGACGATGTCGCCCTTCCGCTTGCCGCGGACGCCCGTCACGGTGCCGTCCGCGTCCTGCGTCACGTCCTGAACCACGATGTCGTAGTGGAACTCGACGCCTGCGTTTTCGGCGCCTTCGATGAGCAGGCGGCCGTACTCCCAGCGGTCGATAACCGCGAGTTCGCCGGGCACGGGAATTTCCAGCACCGTCTCGTGGCTCGGAATCTCGAAGCGGCCGTGGTCGACACCCGTGTTGGTGAACGCGGGCTGGATCTGCTCCTTCGGGATCGACTCGGGGAACGCGTCGGCACCCTTCAGCGCGTCGCCGCAGGCGATGTGGCCCGCCTCCTCCTCGTCCTTCCGCTCGACGACGACGACGTCGAGACCCGCGTTCGACGCCGTCGCGGCGGCGTAGCAACCGGCGGTTCCCGCGCCGACGACGACGACGTCGTACTCGTGCGTAGTCATTACGCGTGAGTCTCGTAGGCGGGAGCAAAACTCTTTATTCCCAAATCTGTCCTCTGGACGGCGACAATATACCCGTCTGCGTGAGTTTCGTCGGTTCGTCACGCTCACACGTACACACGAATTACCCTATCGACGAAACGACTTACACACCGACCAAGAATACGCCATTATTCACTCCGGAGGCGTACTTTCCTTGCCATGTCTTCACAAGGACGACAACCCACAGACGACCGAGCTGCGACGCTCGATTCGAAGGCCCTCGTCGAGTTTGTCGACGCGTTCGGCGGCGACGTGCTCCTCCCGTCGGACGAGGGGTACGACGAGGCGCGGCGGATCTGGAATGGGATGATAGACCGGTTCCCGGCGCTCATCGCCCGCTGTTCCGGCACGGCCGACGTCGTCGAAGCGGTGCAGTTCGCCCGCGAGCACGACCTCCCGCTGGCGGTCCGCGGCGGCGGTCACAACGTCGCGGGCAACGCCGTCTGCGACGACGGCATCGTCGTCGACCTCTCGGCGATGAACGGCGTGTTCGTCGACCCCGACGACCGCCGGGTTCGCGCGCAGGGCGGCGCGACGCTCGGCGACGTCGACCGCGAGACGCAACTGTTCGGCCTCGCGACGGCGCTCGGCGTCGTCTCCGAGACCGGCATCGCGGGTCTCACGCTCAACGGCGGCGTAGGTCACCTCCGGCGGAAGTACGGCCTCTCTCTGGACAACCTCACATCGGTCGAGATCGTCACCGCCGACGGACTCGTTCGGACCGCGAGCGAGACGGTGAACCCGGACCTGTTCTGGGCCGTTCGCGGCGGCGGCGGCAACTTCGGGGTCGTCACGTCGTTCGAGTACGAACTCGACGAAGTCGGCCCGGAGGTGTTCGGTCTCTTCGTTTGGCACCGCGGCGACGCCGCCGTCGAGGCGCTTCGAGCCTTCCGCGAGTACGCCGCCGGGGCCGACCGCAGAGCGAGCGTCCTCCCCTTCTACGCGACGGTGCCGGTACTCGACGAGTTCCCGGAGAGCGCGTGGGGCGAGTCGGCGGTGGTCTTCCTCGGCTGTTACGACGGGCCGACCGAGGACGCCGAAGCCGAGTTCGAGGCACTCCGGACCGTTGCCGAACCCCTCGTCGATTTTAGCGATACGATGGCGTACACGGCGCTGCAGTCGCTGCTTGACGAGGACTACCCGGACGGTCTTCGGTACTACTGGAAGGCCAGTTACGTCTCTGAACTCACCGACGGCGTACTCGACCTCGTCGTCCGCTACGGCGACGAGAGTCCGTCGCCGCTGTCGACGGTCGATATCTGGCACCTCGGCGGCGCCATCTCCGATGTGGCTCCCGAGGAGACGGCCTTCTGGCACCGCGACGACGCCTACCTGATAACGTTCGAGGCGAACTGGGAGGACTCGGAGACGGACGACGTGAACGTCGCGTGGGCGCGGAACGGACTCGCCGAACTCCGGGAGATGACCGTCGCGTCGGGGGCGTACGGCAACTTCCCCGGCTTCGGCGAGGACCCCGCACGGCTGCTGTTCGGCGACAACTACGACCGGTTGATCGAGATAAAGGCCGAGTACGACCCGGAGAACCTGTTTCAGTTGAATCAGAACGTCGCGCCGGACGCAGCGGTCGGAGATACGCGATGAACCGCGTCGCGTCGAGAGACAGAACGGAGATCGCGTACGAACGAACCGGCGAGGGACCGCCGCTCGTGTTGGTCCACGGAACCGCGCCGCTTGGGACGCACGCCGACTGGCAGCTGGTGCTCTCAGACTTCGCCGAACGGTTCACCGTGTACGCGCTCGACCGACGCGGCCGCGGCGAGAGCGGAGACGCGGTCGACTACGCGCTCGAACGGGAGTTCGAGGACGTCGCGGCGGTTGTCGACTCGATAGGCGAACCCGTCGTCCTCGTCGGCCACTCCTTGGGCGCGCTCTGCTCGCTCGAAGCTGCGCTACTCACCGACAACCTCGAGCGACTGGTCCTCTACGAGCCGCCGATTCCCGAGGAAGGCGAGACGCTCACCGACGAGGAAACCGTCGCCCGCATCGAAGCGTTGTTCGACGACGGCGACCGCGAGGGTGCGCTCACGCTGTTTCTGCGCGAGGTCGCCGGCGAGTCGCGGACGGAGATCGAGTCGCTGAAAGCCAGCCCCGAGTGGGAGGTGGCAATCGAGGCGGCTCACACGGTTCCGCGCGAGGTTCGCGCCGTCGACGCCTACCGCTTCGACCCCGACCGCTTCGCGGAGTTCACGGTCCCGACGCTGCTTTTGTCCGGTGGTGACGGGCCGCTGTTTATGAAGCAGGCGACCGCGCTCGTCGACAAGGTGGTGCCGAACACCCGAATCGTCACGCTCCCGGGGGTGGGCCACGAGGCGTTGAGCACCGCTCCCGAGTTGTTCGTCGAGACGGTGTTGGAGGCGCTTCTCACGACGGAGTGAGCCGTCGCGTCGACGAGACATTTTTCCGGTGTGCGAATCCGGATCTGCCGGCGCCGTCGACTACCGGTCCTCGCCCGACTCGTAGTGCTCGCCCGCCGCTTCGGGCAGCCGGGTCTTCCCGAACAGCGCGAGGACGATTATGACCGCGATGTACGGAATCGTCCGCACGAGCGACTGCGGGACGGCGATGATGGCCGCCGCCTGCAGGCGCAGTTGGAGTGCGTCTAGTCCCGCGAAGAGGAACGTCGATAGGAGCGCCCCGACCGGGTTGTAGTTGCCGAACAGGTAGGCGACGATGGCGATGAATCCCTTTCCGTTTACCATCGTCTGGCCGTTGCCGACGAACTGGCCGAGGCTGAGCGACAAAGCCGCGCCGCCGACACCCGCGAGCAACCCGGAGATGAGGACCGCCGCGTAGCGGACGCGGTTCACG
This genomic stretch from Haloprofundus salilacus harbors:
- a CDS encoding Na+/H+ antiporter NhaC family protein, translating into MGTDREPPEDPERPVDGSDGEDYEDEVEEELAEAQRARTESRIEFYGGPISSTVPLGLFVVWAIFQSGVLRIGDTTGLVAGMLVSLVVGMFLAKGSWAKYANTIFEGMTQRVAATAIVAWLWAGMFAETIQTGGFVDGLVWAAQTLGVGASLFPAITFVLAALLATGIGTGYGTTIAFTALFFPAGLLVGANPVLMFGSILSGAVFGDNLAPVSDTTIVSAVTQDADIGGVVASRFKYAIVAAVFAFAGYVVAGSMLPGLDLGPGAAEILGEQSNPFGLVHLVSMGVVIFTAVQGRHIVEAISWGIVVAFVFNVTLGLAATSDMINFAAPENLGIAQALSVLPFVTLVPSDEAGVGGSLYAGAEGFFPLIVLTLLIVAGAQIMIRGGGFQAIQDWLLDTVATSVRRAETTMVLGTALVNALITINTAAEIAIAPYIARLGERFNINGYRRANILDANTSALGYIFPWSGGVLVGYAVLQGMPEQYEWFTQSMVVNPIEVWPFVFHGWLLLFVFLFAALTGFGREYTTDRETEEVARV
- a CDS encoding amidohydrolase; its protein translation is MSQTTDDLVALRRDLHRHPEPAWREFYTTARIVDELEKRDLDALYVGKEALADDRPGVPDDAELDEWFERAREAGAREDVLEKLEGGYTGAVAVVEKGEGPTVALRVDIDALPITEADEDDHAPVSGGFRSEHEGFMHACGHDAHATIGLGVLDAVTASDFSGTLKVFFQPSEEIVSGGGPMAESGHLDDVDYLLAVHIGLDHPSGEIVAGVDGFLAVHHFRAEFTGHPAHAGARPEEGDNAVQAMAAAIQNLYAIPRHADGSTRINAGLVGGGTATNIIPEEAFIDGEVRGETTELMEYMQEKAYRVMEAAAEMHGCEVSLKTEGEAPSATSDDALVDVVSTVASENSGVTSLVERDALGGSEDATFLMQKVQDNGGKAAYVGVGTDHPGGHHTRTFDVNEDDLGLGIEVLTDSILEIAATRP
- a CDS encoding SDR family oxidoreductase; the protein is MSQTVLITGCSSGIGRATAERFLDGGWTVYATARDLGEIENLDARGCRTLELDVTDNEEVERAVDRVFDEQGHLDCLVNNAGYGQFGPVEDVPMDGVVEQFDVNTFGPLRLIRAAVPRMRERGRGTVVNVTAGVGGLTVPGLGIYTGSKYGLESVTDALRQETGQFGVDVVTVEPGIVATDFYDRVLEEVAEADRSPAYADLYRVLDEISLVKTKPPGVNSPERVADRIHDVATAENPKPVYRVGPSAKLGTLAGFLVRGRVRDAASRVGLRVLSSDPAIRALRWWRKRRSE
- a CDS encoding geranylgeranyl reductase family protein, producing MTTHEYDVVVVGAGTAGCYAAATASNAGLDVVVVERKDEEEAGHIACGDALKGADAFPESIPKEQIQPAFTNTGVDHGRFEIPSHETVLEIPVPGELAVIDRWEYGRLLIEGAENAGVEFHYDIVVQDVTQDADGTVTGVRGKRKGDIVEYEADVTVDAAGSLSYLQDAADLSDATFDTNVNYSQFCSAYREIVEVEEPVEWDDALVFKPTKRAAGYLWYFPRTSTTINAGLGFQMNEQPMKLVEDLKQDLRARPEFEGATVTDKLGAALPTRRPYDSATAPGFIAAGDAAGHVNPTTGGGIAGAAYAGKYAAEQAVRAIEAGDVSEDALWHYNERVMDHFGARYAGLDVYNILSTAVDVDELMGLLAALPGEKLAEALYSGKTSMSPLLMAQTGFKSLGYWREIKTFYQTKRLAEKLMTHYDRYPTRPGALAGWQTHRDNLMDRIYETTGAEPKY
- a CDS encoding FAD-binding oxidoreductase; the protein is MSSQGRQPTDDRAATLDSKALVEFVDAFGGDVLLPSDEGYDEARRIWNGMIDRFPALIARCSGTADVVEAVQFAREHDLPLAVRGGGHNVAGNAVCDDGIVVDLSAMNGVFVDPDDRRVRAQGGATLGDVDRETQLFGLATALGVVSETGIAGLTLNGGVGHLRRKYGLSLDNLTSVEIVTADGLVRTASETVNPDLFWAVRGGGGNFGVVTSFEYELDEVGPEVFGLFVWHRGDAAVEALRAFREYAAGADRRASVLPFYATVPVLDEFPESAWGESAVVFLGCYDGPTEDAEAEFEALRTVAEPLVDFSDTMAYTALQSLLDEDYPDGLRYYWKASYVSELTDGVLDLVVRYGDESPSPLSTVDIWHLGGAISDVAPEETAFWHRDDAYLITFEANWEDSETDDVNVAWARNGLAELREMTVASGAYGNFPGFGEDPARLLFGDNYDRLIEIKAEYDPENLFQLNQNVAPDAAVGDTR
- a CDS encoding alpha/beta fold hydrolase, producing MNRVASRDRTEIAYERTGEGPPLVLVHGTAPLGTHADWQLVLSDFAERFTVYALDRRGRGESGDAVDYALEREFEDVAAVVDSIGEPVVLVGHSLGALCSLEAALLTDNLERLVLYEPPIPEEGETLTDEETVARIEALFDDGDREGALTLFLREVAGESRTEIESLKASPEWEVAIEAAHTVPREVRAVDAYRFDPDRFAEFTVPTLLLSGGDGPLFMKQATALVDKVVPNTRIVTLPGVGHEALSTAPELFVETVLEALLTTE